In Clostridium sporogenes, one genomic interval encodes:
- a CDS encoding DUF2334 domain-containing protein — MYKKIIIYFMIFLLLFTNVNCKIRAVDNVKKEKVLIVYDSLKFFSYNNNIVYSVRELLGAFNTEVKVVNLADYKKREIDNYDYVFVMGIEGKLNKKEFIKDLKNYNRKICWIGEGIDILLENNPKYSMGFLDSKSDITEVYYSNKENINISKMEKFYLDSKESFTVLEPYSKEAKIYAYLSNGKDYFPYIVNEKNLWHISRIDDNSVIFYIFSDILNYIFKVDKFKEGKVFIRIEDVHPLRDINKLKAIADYLYSEDVPFMIALIPTFVDTKTGYINSMSDQKEFIDTIKYMQEKGGTVILHGYTHQNSKEEASGEGYEFWNGKENAPLKVDMEKYVYDKVGKGIKECVKNNIYPLGFEAPHYAMDMRAYKQIKKYFSTYVGQYQSSDKRFTSTAYPYILKDTEIFNIFIPENLGYVEKENPLWLKEIQENFRQISMVRGYTAGVFFHSYIDINYLKELVDYFKSENVDFLDLKKEENWVKWNDIKILSKDGKVNIQYKKSEEDNKINNKKSFKDKQFIERANFIIIIIVAVFVTIFLIIFFVSKKKDKNKFLR, encoded by the coding sequence ATGTATAAGAAAATAATTATTTATTTTATGATATTCTTGCTACTATTTACAAATGTAAATTGTAAAATTAGAGCAGTGGATAATGTTAAAAAAGAAAAAGTCTTAATAGTATATGATAGTTTGAAGTTTTTTTCATATAACAACAATATAGTATATTCTGTTAGAGAACTTTTAGGAGCCTTTAATACAGAGGTAAAAGTAGTAAATTTGGCTGATTATAAGAAAAGGGAAATAGATAACTATGATTATGTGTTTGTAATGGGTATAGAAGGAAAATTAAATAAAAAAGAATTTATAAAGGACTTAAAAAATTATAATAGAAAAATATGTTGGATAGGAGAAGGTATAGATATCTTATTGGAAAACAACCCTAAATATAGTATGGGGTTTTTAGATTCTAAATCAGATATTACAGAAGTCTATTATTCTAATAAAGAAAATATAAATATTTCTAAGATGGAAAAATTTTATTTAGATTCAAAAGAAAGCTTTACAGTTTTAGAACCCTATTCTAAAGAAGCAAAAATATACGCTTATTTAAGTAATGGGAAAGACTATTTTCCTTATATAGTAAATGAAAAAAATTTATGGCATATAAGCAGAATAGATGACAACTCAGTGATTTTTTATATTTTTTCAGATATTCTAAATTATATATTTAAAGTAGATAAATTTAAAGAGGGAAAAGTTTTTATAAGAATAGAGGATGTTCATCCTTTAAGAGATATAAATAAGCTTAAAGCTATAGCAGACTATTTATACAGTGAAGACGTACCCTTTATGATAGCTCTTATTCCTACTTTTGTAGATACTAAAACAGGTTATATAAATAGTATGTCAGATCAAAAAGAATTTATTGATACTATAAAATATATGCAGGAAAAAGGTGGCACAGTAATACTACATGGATATACTCACCAAAATAGTAAAGAAGAAGCTTCAGGAGAGGGGTATGAGTTTTGGAATGGAAAAGAAAATGCTCCTTTGAAAGTGGATATGGAAAAGTATGTGTATGACAAAGTAGGAAAAGGTATTAAAGAATGTGTAAAAAATAATATATATCCATTAGGCTTTGAAGCACCTCATTATGCTATGGACATGAGAGCATATAAACAAATTAAAAAGTATTTTTCCACTTATGTAGGGCAATATCAAAGTAGCGATAAAAGATTTACAAGTACAGCATATCCTTACATACTAAAGGACACAGAAATTTTTAATATATTTATCCCTGAAAATCTGGGATATGTAGAAAAGGAAAATCCACTATGGCTTAAGGAAATACAGGAGAATTTTCGTCAGATTTCTATGGTAAGGGGATATACTGCTGGAGTATTTTTTCATTCTTATATAGATATAAATTATTTAAAAGAACTAGTTGATTATTTTAAAAGTGAAAATGTTGATTTTTTAGATTTGAAAAAAGAAGAAAATTGGGTTAAATGGAATGACATAAAAATTTTATCAAAGGATGGGAAGGTAAATATACAGTATAAAAAAAGTGAAGAGGATAATAAAATTAATAATAAAAAAAGTTTTAAAGATAAACAGTTTATAGAAAGAGCTAATTTTATAATTATAATAATAGTGGCTGTATTTGTGACTATATTTCTTATTATATTTTTTGTATCCAAGAAAAAGGATAAAAATAAATTTTTAAGGTGA
- a CDS encoding GGDEF domain-containing protein, with protein MNRFSKNIDIYIIILLLNFFCICSFIYFNLGKNIILNFIMLGLLFMVSIVAYFRGIVEGFLFSAIIIFFYVTYIIYNNIIYRNPVELITYIWMVDIPLSAFISGRLSENINLIQNINAKLQKEYRDLITIDRTTGLSNLKGFYMDLDREMSKAKRHKLSLALMIVKIQYYDELKVILGEKRMEEILKVISNVITLAIRGEDISYKLDKDILAVLMPSTNIQGAEVVKGRIKESISEENLKIKQEDKNVNLDIKIGIVEYENTIKEAFEFKELAEKELEYDV; from the coding sequence ATGAATAGATTTTCTAAAAATATAGATATATACATAATTATTTTGTTATTAAACTTTTTTTGTATATGTAGTTTTATATATTTTAATTTAGGTAAAAATATTATATTAAATTTTATAATGTTGGGTTTATTATTTATGGTGTCAATAGTAGCTTATTTTAGAGGAATAGTTGAAGGTTTTTTATTTAGCGCTATAATTATATTCTTTTATGTTACTTATATAATTTACAATAATATAATTTATAGAAATCCGGTAGAACTTATTACTTATATTTGGATGGTTGATATACCCTTAAGTGCTTTTATATCTGGAAGGCTATCAGAAAACATAAACTTAATTCAAAATATAAATGCAAAACTACAAAAGGAATATAGGGATTTAATAACTATTGATAGGACTACTGGACTTAGTAATTTAAAAGGATTTTATATGGATTTAGATAGAGAAATGAGTAAGGCTAAAAGGCATAAATTAAGCCTCGCTCTTATGATCGTAAAAATACAGTATTATGATGAACTTAAAGTTATTTTAGGAGAGAAAAGAATGGAGGAAATTTTAAAGGTTATAAGTAATGTTATAACCTTAGCAATTAGGGGAGAGGATATTAGTTATAAATTAGATAAAGATATTCTTGCGGTGCTTATGCCTAGCACGAATATTCAAGGGGCTGAGGTGGTAAAAGGCAGAATAAAGGAAAGTATCAGTGAAGAAAATTTAAAAATAAAACAAGAGGATAAGAATGTTAATCTTGATATAAAAATAGGAATAGTAGAATATGAAAATACTATAAAAGAAGCCTTTGAATTTAAAGAATTAGCAGAAAAGGAATTAGAGTACGATGTATAA
- a CDS encoding methyl-accepting chemotaxis protein yields MYTDTSFKTKYMITTMCLILPSTFILGIITSYILDLNGKNFLLNILFYVLSGIIIGISSIFKNIKKFINPSILVNEAALSIQNNDFTYKISKENLTNDNEMLQNLNNVMDNLKSMIITVKDLSLNVTSSSHENNSYLDNAILKLEEAMLSVNNVVTLSSKQADSLTECENLISHLSKDINDILKDMNNSKSFITKALNTIDVIEDTVKNQEIKMKDTKSASLMAVNSVKEFEIKSREISDIVNVIGQISQQTNLLALNASIEAARAGEYGKGFAVVAEEIRKLAEQSANSVEGIEKIVKYIENAVSSTVNQITTVNSVVDEQNISLLEAIKAFNEVSNLVINVSTDITKVLNSANTLTNNCEKTKDEIFSVTHFAEENANNTKEVSSSISNQLNILNKVKTSSNRLSNLSNSLENKINIYKVE; encoded by the coding sequence ATGTACACTGATACTAGCTTTAAAACAAAATATATGATTACAACTATGTGCTTAATTTTACCCTCAACCTTTATATTAGGAATTATTACATCCTATATTTTAGATCTCAACGGTAAAAATTTTTTATTGAATATTCTATTTTATGTTTTATCAGGAATAATAATAGGAATTTCTTCTATATTTAAAAATATAAAAAAATTTATAAATCCCTCCATTTTAGTTAATGAGGCTGCCCTTAGCATACAAAATAATGATTTTACATACAAAATTTCAAAGGAGAATTTAACAAATGATAATGAAATGCTTCAAAATTTAAACAATGTAATGGATAATTTGAAATCTATGATAATTACTGTAAAAGATTTAAGTTTAAACGTAACTTCTAGCTCCCATGAAAACAATTCATACTTAGACAATGCAATATTAAAGCTAGAAGAAGCTATGTTATCTGTAAATAATGTAGTTACCCTTTCTTCCAAACAAGCAGATAGTCTTACTGAATGTGAAAATTTAATATCCCATTTATCTAAAGATATTAATGATATACTAAAAGACATGAATAACTCAAAATCTTTTATTACTAAAGCATTAAATACCATAGATGTTATTGAAGATACGGTTAAAAATCAAGAAATAAAAATGAAAGATACTAAATCTGCTTCACTAATGGCAGTAAATTCTGTAAAAGAATTCGAAATAAAATCTAGGGAAATTAGTGATATAGTTAATGTTATAGGACAAATTTCTCAGCAAACTAATCTTCTTGCTTTAAATGCATCTATAGAAGCTGCAAGAGCTGGGGAATATGGAAAAGGATTTGCCGTTGTAGCTGAAGAAATTAGAAAACTTGCTGAACAATCTGCTAACTCTGTTGAAGGCATAGAAAAAATTGTAAAATACATTGAAAATGCTGTTTCTAGTACTGTTAATCAAATAACTACAGTAAATTCAGTGGTAGATGAGCAAAACATTTCCCTTTTAGAGGCTATAAAAGCATTTAATGAAGTATCTAATCTTGTAATTAATGTATCTACAGATATAACTAAAGTTTTAAATTCTGCAAATACATTGACTAATAATTGCGAAAAAACTAAAGATGAAATTTTTTCAGTTACACATTTTGCTGAAGAAAACGCTAATAATACTAAAGAAGTTTCAAGTTCCATTAGTAACCAATTAAATATTTTAAACAAAGTTAAAACTTCTTCTAATAGACTTAGTAATCTTTCTAATTCTTTAGAAAATAAAATAAATATATACAAAGTAGAGTAA